TGGATGCCGACTTTGCAAATTAAAACACGGCTGTAATGACAAAGACGAAATGATATGAGGAGAATGTACGCGACTCTGGTCACGAATTATCAACCTTGAAGCTCAATTTACAAAAGTGGGAGAGAGTCGTTTTTAAGTCGTTTGATATTTTGGGAAAAACACTTCGCTCGCTAACACGCGATATGAATACTCCGGGAATTCAATGCCTGTGGCCTTGAAACTGTCAGATACTTTAATTGAAcagtttagtttttatttatttaaataagatAGATAGGTTGAGGTGCAGTTTCACCCAGCTtcaagtctttgtgctaagctaagctaagtagCATCAGAGCGGTGTTGATCCTTTCCCGCGTAATTTGTTTGCAAGAAAGTACTTTCAGCTATTCCTTTCCGCTAACATTGACGAGGATTCATTAAAatgctttgggggggggggggggaggagtaaaaaaaacatcaacaatttCATTAAAACTTGCTGATGTAGTTTAGTTGAAAGTTCCCGAAAGGAGCGACTAATTGAACTAAATGTCAATGTGCATTGTTCGTGTTTAGTGTCAATTCCGCGAATCAAAGTAACTTCAAATAGACCAATAAAATATCATGAGGTCAATTTAACATTCGAGGACGACCCGACTCGCCCGTCCCGATTGATGTTCGGGGTCCAACAGGTTAAAACAGGAGTACTTGCATTTCACAGTGGTTCCTCGTAAAAGATGGATTAAGTTACCTGCAGGGATTACTTAGGGGTTTTTTACATCTCATTTTCCAGCATTGGGAGATTAAAGTCCTTTTATAAAGCCTGCTGGCTccagacaaaaagaaagaaagaatccCAGTAAACATCAGCGACACCCGGCTCTAAAAGCCCCCAGAGGAATAAAGTGCTCCTCGGGTGTCCCCCAGTAACCAGCAGATCCCAGTACAGTACAGGCCTGTTCCCCAGTGCCCAGATAGAGCATCCTGCTGCTGTGTGGCAGACGGATGCAGGTATGGCAGAACAAGTCGAGACCTATAGCGGGAGGCCTTCTTCTCAATGTCTCGCAAATATTGCGGTTCAGTTCAATGAGCTTTACACCTGCATGACCTGGCATGACAGGGGCATCCATCAGAAAGCCTCTTTTATGGAGCTACAGTGGAACATTAATACTTttatggagagagggagaagtttTTAGGAACCGACTTGAGCGGATTACATTCAAATTtaacaataatacaaaataatacaacAAGGGATGGGTGCACATGGATGTTGAACATATTACACATTATGCTAACGATGACATTTAGACTTTGACCTGGAGGAAAGGTGGCGACAACTGATGAcacagagagggaaggaaggaaggaaggaaggaaggaaggaaggaaggaaggaaggaaggaaggaaggacggaaggaaggaaggattgaCTAATACATCTTATATTTAGTTCAATTGACCTGCTAACCATCTGCACAAAGATAAACCACCACACGGTCTTTTAGTATGTCCGCTTACCTGCTCGTGAGGTGTAAAACACCGAGATGAAAAGCAACAGCAGCCATGTCTCGCGCACCGGACTCCATCGATCCATCCTATCCGACGCGGCGGCCGGGGACTTCCTCGCGGCTGCCTCGCGCTTCGCGAGACACCTGAAGTCGAAGAACTCGTCGGGCTCCGCGCGCGAGAGCTTCTACACAGCGACTGCTGCCTCGCGCCTGTCCGCCTCTCCGTCCGCGCGCACTTCACCGGCTGTTACTTAGGAGAGCGCGCGCGCATAACGGCTGATTCAAGTGATgagaaatggtgtgtgtgttattcgcatactCCTGTCTTCGCGGTTCTTTCCTCTGGCAGGACGGATGAAGGAGGAAGACGCAGCCGAGAGAAGATTCTTTAATCTCGGGAGGGTCTTTCCCTCCTCACCCCCGCAGATAATTTCCCtcactttctccccccccccccccaatcctcccccctccacctccccccactctccctctctcctccggggtgacccctccctccctccctccctcccctgtgcAGAAACATAGTTTCCGCGCGTGTCATTGTTTGCATCATTATTGTGATTTAAGGGACTATCCCGCACGCACatgcgcacatgcacacatacattatAACgctgccatacacacacacacacacacgtacagacaaaCACGTGTGCTCGAGCACATGTTCAAAAAATGAGTCAATATTCAGCAAGTTATTCTCTAGTAACAAATACAAAGCATCCACAtgaacaattaaattaaatgttctgCTCTCTAACTCTgtaggtatacacacacacacacacacacacacacacacacacaaagcatgcTGGGACAGGACAAAGGTGCTgcccaaataataataaaatatgctgCTACAGATTCCAAATTCcagtgcctgtctgtctctgcccACCACCTACACTCTcttcaaacacacaaagacattatTCTTATAGGTACAGtgcaaaaaagagaaagaaaaaacaagctCAATGTGAGGGTTGGCTTCTACATCAAGGGCTTATCATACTTTAGCTCTGATGTGGGGAAGTCAGAAGAAACATGGCATCAGAAACGTTTTAGGAGTTTATAGGGAGAGGTTTATAGGGTGACAAAAAGGCTGACAGGATCGGAGCTcagtgcatgcacacacatgcatacatgcacCTGAATACCTGCGAGCCTCGGgtctctcctcctgcttcaGCCTCCATTTACATTAGTCTAAGAAGACATTTAGATACATGATGTGTGCATAGATCACTTGtagatgaacacatgacccaAAGGATGAGCAGGTGACTCAGGGACACAATGCACAGGATTGGAGAAAACTAAACTGTAtatgaaatatgtttattttaagGAATATCTAGAatgataacaaacaaaaaacaataaaatgtgCAATTATTAATGTGTATTAATAACTGATACATGAACTGTCCACATGAAGGAAAAGTATCTGGAATAAATAGCTAATAATGAATAAAACGTGAATAAATTGACACTATTATGAAATCAATATTAGGGCTGTACTTGCAGCAGTGTTttggaaataaatgtaaattgcATGCAGGTATGGTTATgatcagaggaagaagaaaaagaagaaaaagaagaagactatAGATTCCAGGCATATTTCCAaatgccctccctccctcctaaaGTATGCTATATATGTATGACTGACAGCTACACTcttgcgtgcgtgcgtgcgtgtacgTGCGCtcgcgtgtgtgtgcctgagagagagacagagagatatgtTGTACTAGCGTGTAGTATTTGTTTCAACTTATCATACTGGTCGTAATTACAACTTTTAACTCACTCTGccaacaataaacaataaaaaaccaatcaactttaaaaaagaagaagccttCCCAGGTGCAACGGGCTGATTTAAAGAGTGCTCCtattggccactagggggcgccaaATATATTCGCTGAGCAGAGGCCTGCTTTTACAAACCGACATGACTTCAAATGAGTGTTCATCAACTAGTCCTAGAAAGAGACGCCACTGGCAGTCAGAGGGTTCACCACGTTGGAGACGACGTTCTGGATGTTTTATCTCGTCACGTGAATAAACAAAGAAGAAGTTGGACTTAACTCCCGGAGAGAGGAGCCACCGCGCAGATAATCTCACTCATGTTGCACTCTGTCCATGTGACTCTCCCCCCGTCTCTCTTCTTATCCTCTTACGGTGGCTCTCGCCCCCAATCGGCGCTCATCCCGCCGAGCTGCTGGCAGacagccgcacacacacacacacacacagtgtgacacACCGGAGAGAGGCAGCGGCGGCCATGGCGACTCCCGGGCAGAAAGTGGTGCTGATCACCGGCTGCTCCTCCGGTATCGGCCTGAGGATGGCCGTGATGCTGGCTAATGATGAGCAGAAGCGTTACCACGGTAGgtgtcatctgtgtgtgtgtgtgtgtgtgtgtgtgtgctataacCTATACATTCTCTGtccctcatcttcttcctctgcacTGTTTACTCATAAGATGCTTAGTTAACGACACTGTTTCTGTTTCTACGGAGAAGCGATCTCCATCTAAAGCCGACTgggagtttaaaaaaattataaaatatgaGCATCAGGAGAGTATATGAGCTCATACAAAAAAGTGTCATCTAGAAAATGAACAGGAGTAAACTGATAAATGGTGTCAATGGAGCAAATTCAAGGCCTCAGGCTTCAGTGGAGTACTCAGTACTTCCTCTCCCCacagggaggtcaaaggtcacagtcaACTCTCTGTGGTTCAGATGCAAAAATTAAGTGATTTATTGACTTCACAGCTGCAGGCCGTCAACCTGTCAAATATTTAGCCGACCACAAAGCACATATGTCTGACAGCACTTATCTTATATTTTGCTTTTATGGTTGTTGTCAGAGACTTTTCTCATACGTTTGAGAGGAAAATATTGTATCCTACATGCATCAAAGTCAAGAAAAAGCGGTATATTTTTTCAATCTGCATCACCTATTTTAGCTGTAGTTTAGGACAATTTACCTAAATGCTAATAGATTACTTGAGGTTTGTCGTCCATCTCCAATGAACTGATGAAATAATGAACTGGAAAACATGGACGAACATTGAAATGCAGTTTTCCATGCGTCACTATGGAGAAACTGAGTGAACGCAGCATTTTATAATCCGATGAATAGACTTCCTCCCACTGCTCGTCTGGAACAAGCAACCCCAAAGACTCCTCTGACTTATGATGTTTAATATAAATACACTCCAATACTTTATATAAATTGCATTCCTtcagtatatttaaaatgaattaaataataaacatgGTACAAGACGCAGGAGCCATAAGTGAACGAGACCAGATTGAGATATTTTGGTTTTTTAGTTGTGATTTTTAACCCAATTTGTCGGATTAATTGCGGTCCGCTTAAAGGAGCGTACcagtgcttttttcttcttctattgttcCAGGCATCCAGTGGtttacatacaatttctatactGTATTTTGTGAGTTGTATTATTGTTGTGAGGTAAAGAAGTGCAGAATTCTCCCATCAATCCGCACGTGTGCTGCATTATTATGTCATTATAATGAAGAATTGAGGACGACAAAAAACTGACGGCAATTGTTTTCATGCAATGtggaaataaatgttcccaaacTCGTTATCGCTCATTTAGAAAGGAAACATGGAACTATTCCTCGTTTTATTTTCATGTTAAaggagctccgcctccctccacatGTCATGTCTCTGATCCCAACTTAACCTTGAGTCACTCTTTGGAGGCGTGTAAAACCAAACAATAACTAAAGCCCGGCTTAGGCCATTGTGGACGCCAGGCTGGCGAGGTTATTCCTGGAGGAGACGCTAATGCTGATATGTAAACTGGCTGCTGtatcaggagtgtgtgtgtgtgtgtgtccctcccaTCATCCCGCGTCTCTAACAATATCCTCCCACCTCTCCGTGACCTTTACTCCTCTCTACTCGTGTGCGCAGACGCACCGATGCGGCGCACGGGGGCGAACGTGTTGTGCGATGTGTGTGATTACGTTGTGTATCTcgcgtgtgtgtcctcacactcCTGAACTCAAGGAACTCAGTTTGACTGATGCCGATGCGTTCTGGCGGTAACCTCACTCACCGGCAGGTCGCCGTCTCACATTCCTCTTGACAGCAGTAGCGTGAAGGCCTCGTTACGCCCACTCACAAACTCACACCTGGAAGCTGATCgtggaaatacatttttaaaatgtgattaatTAGGATTGGAGCATTTCAATCTAAGTCTTTTTCATTTAAGCTGGAAAAACCACAACTCCCGTGTGGTAGAAAGAACCAGCGTGTGTgtttcatctcaacattttataTTATCGTTTATGATTTCACACCAAAAAAATCTATAGATGGAATAAAAATTCAATAAAAGCTAAATTTTTGCTTTTTAGTATTTTTCCCCACAATGTGTTTAGTAGTTTCTCATGTGACGTATCGTATCAAAAATAAGCATGAGGACAGATCACATGTGCACGGTGCATCGCTAACAAGTCctatcaaattaaatataaaaataggatagaatataaaataacaaatatgcaaataaatataaataaaggagTTAAAATGGaagtaaatacataaacaaacaaaaaaatgctgaGAACACTTTCAAAAGGAACAACTAATGATACTTTTCTAAACTAAATGGATACTGTACCTACTGAATACTGTGCTGGACAATAAAATGTGAACACCTCAGCGTCCTAAAACAAAGTTTGAACCGTGTGCCGTGGGCCAAGGATCACAGAATAACTCGGTCGTTTGCACGAAGAGATCTAAAATAAACACTCTCTTCCGCCCTCCTCTACCGTTCTTTCCATCCCCCTCCCTGTCTTCCACCCGTTCGTAGTCGTGGCAACGATGCGCGACCTGAAGCGTAAGGATAAGCTGCTGGAGGCTGCCGGGGACGCGTACGGGAGAACTCTGTCTCTGGCCGCGCTGGACGTCTGCAACGACGAGTCCGTCCAGCAGTGTATCAACGGCATCAAAGGCCGACACGTGGACGTCCTCGGTGAGTCGAGTGCATCCTCGGCGCGTCGCGTTTGACCTTCTCAACTtcaaaccctcctcctcctcctcttcctcctcttcctccagtcaACAACGCGGGTATCGGCCTGGTGGGTCCGATAGAGAGCATCCCCAtcgaggagatgaagaaagtgTTCGAGACCAATTTCTTCGGGGTGATCCGCATGATCAAGGAGGTGATGCcggacatgaagaggaggagagggggacacATCCTCGTGGTCAGCAGTGTGATGGGACTGCAAGGTCAGCGGCTAGactagagggaggaagaggagggggggaggaggaggagggcggcctCCTGGGAGAAGGGACATCTTCAGTTGGAAGTATGTTCTGCCGGACGGTGGGCGAATGGAAGACGGAGTGCGATGAACATGAGCGATGAAGAACTGCTCCCGACGTCCGAGAGGGAACATTTTTAAACGAGCGCCGTGTGTTTCCAAAGGCGTGGTGTTCAACGACGTGTACGCGGCCTCCAAGTTCGCCACGGAGGGGTTCTGCGAGTGTCTGGCGGTGCAGCTCTTGAAGTTCAACGTCACGTGAGTGAAGCAGAAACACGCGGGGAGCGTTCGAGTCGGCACGACGACGTCATGCTCATGAGCGCGGGCCGACGGTGATATCACGGTCTACAGAATGTGGTCATGAGTTACAAGTGTCGGACacgtttgagtttgagtttttttaactttacagaaggggtggggtggggggggggggggttatagcAGAATGTACAACTAAATCTTGCTAAATATGGACAGACTGACGTAAATACTTTAATAATAAAGTAGAAGCCTTGTTGTTATTTTAAGCCGCTACACCCAGAAACTGAAGGGGTTAACAAACTATTGAAATTGTTGTTTGTTCATATTTTGTTCAACTATTAATTGATGCATCATTTCTGCTCTAGTGTTACCCGTCTGCTCATAAGACTCCGTCTTTATCTgacaatgctctctctctctttctccccctctctctaacccctttctctctctctctctctaaccccctttctctctctctctctctttctccccctctctctaacccctttctctctctctctctctctctctctctctctctaaccccctttctctctctctctctaacccctttctctctctctctctttctaacccctttctctctctctctttctaacccctttctctttctctctttctccccctctctctaacccctttctctctctctctctctctaacccctttctctctctctctctaacccctttctctctctctctctaaccccctttatctctctctctctctcctccatctcgctctcctcctttccctccctcccatctcttcctccctctctctccctcactctctctctgtgcctctctctctccctctctgtttctctcgccctgtctctctccccccactccctctctccgtctcttccccctctctctttctctctccccctctctcttcctgcctctctctctctctccccccccactctctctcccccactctctcttcctcccccctctctctttctctctcccctgtctctcccCCCTGTCTCTTTCTCCCCCAGGTTGTCCATGATAGAGCCGGGCCCGGTTCACACTGAATTTGAGGCGAAGATGATCCAGGACGTGAAGCTGAAGGAGTATCCCGGAACCGACCCCGACACGGTGCACTACTTCAAGAACGTCTATCTCCCTTCGTCCGTCGACATCTTCGAGACGCTCGGACAAACGCCGGATGACATCGCCAGAGTAGGTCCCCAGGCGTGTCTCGGCCTCCGCGTGCCTGTCCGTCTCCATCGGGGATTCATCCCGTCGTTTGTTGACGTCGTCCGTCCTTTGATTCTCTGCAGTGCACAAAGAAGGTGATTGAATCCAGCAGGCCGCGTTTCCGTAACCTGACCAACCCGTTGTACACGCCCATCGTGGCGCTGAAATACGCCGATGAGACCGGAGGCCTGTCTGTCCACGCCTTCTACCACATGCTCTTCGACCTGGGGCCCCTGATGCACGTCAGCATGACCGCCATGAAGTACCTCACCTGTGGATGTCTGAGGAGCAGGACGGTGTCGCCAAACTAGGAACGTCTGATATGAGATATAATGTACAGACTGCAGTAAAGACCGCACTCACTACCTCTGCTGAGGTTCccagagggaggaaagaagcACATTGCACACATACACTTcttctgtctgttttttaatgaagtCTTTATACTCTTCTGGACAATCGTAGATCATGGATGTATAATTTACCCCCACCTGAGTTCTGATGAAGTGAAATACAACAGTTGGTCAAATTGTTTTAGCCTACAAAGAGTGCCAAATGAGTAGGTTTCACACTTATGAGACAACACACTAGAGCCTGATCTTGACCCGTCCCAAACGACTTCACATTTCAGACGGTTTAAAACTCTTTTGTCTGCAGACAGACGAGTCTCTAACCCGTCACAGCTTGTTAAAACAATGCAATTTACCactatttacaaagaaagacaaTTATTGTTATACATAAATGAGTTCAGGCTATTGGCCCGGCCCTCCACAATATTTTCTGTTCCACTCGTGAAAAATAATTGCCCACCCCTGCTCTACACCGAGTTTATTTTGGAACCTATGTGTATTTGCATCGATGGACATCATTTTAAATTCTGACAATGTATTGAAGAAACTATTTTGGCATTCAAATTTATAATTTCCAACTCCCCGGAGTTGTGTTTGTGCTTCTGATCATCATTTGTGTTTGTGGTTAATCGCTGTGTGCAGAAAAGACTCCTTTCTGGTCGTGTATCTGTCGTTTCTCTCACATTTCAGCAAAAGATGTCTCTGTAGCGACTTTAGACTGATGGAAAACTACCTGTATTTCTATTTGTGAATAAATGATACGAATATATTCTGGTTTTACAACAAACAatcataaaaacaaatacaattgtTATTACAATTTCGACTAAGGTTTTGCCATTTAACTACCCAGACTTGTTTTGATTTCATAAGCGGATTCAGATAAACAAACGCTGCcatttacacacatttaaaaatagtGGAACTTTATTTTACCAATGGCATCTGGTCTGTAAGGCTTTCCTCGAAAAATATGTATCCATATATAAAATGTGATAATGCAGGGAAGCAAAGTTTGATAAATATTGAATATTGACCCGTAAACacattgtttatattaataactacttcccaaaaagaaataaatcaaaCAGCATTACTGCCAACAATGTTGTGAAATATAATTGATGATAGATTGTTTTTTGTTCGTATCCCACACcgttctttgaaaaataattggtagtaatgtaaagtaaatgTGATTTTTAGTCGCTAATTAGCGTTAGGTTaaacatattaattaaaaataatataaaattataaataGTGTACGTGTTATACGTGGAAGTAGTTTATAGGAGCGCTGTGAAAACAAATATTACACTTTCCGGTCATTCATGAGCAAAACACGACAACCGGACTGATCGATTTATCGGAGCTCCGCTGCTCACGCCTGTCTTCAGACAGTCGCGGGAAATTGGAACTAAATCGATAACCGGCCAGTCGAACTTCAAAATACGAGTTTTCCATGGATACGCCTGAAGTGCCACTGTGAGTCTGTCCCAGAATACAATAACAGATATACCGTTACGTAAGCTAAATGTCAGCTCAGTTTAACGGTGAGCGTTTGCTTGAAAGCGACTTTACGGTCAAATCTGAACGTTACCGGTTAATATCCGGGTGTTTTTTAAGCTAAAAAGCACCGCGAACGTAACGTGGAATAACTTCCAACTGTAGTTATCGTTTGCTCTGTAGCGAGGCTAAGCTAACGTGTTGTACCCACTATCGTATGCATAGTGTCATTTAACTTTTaaatcgcgtgtgtgtgtgtgttttggtttaaGGTCGTGTGAGCAGAATGTAGGACAAAGTGGAGACACAATGCACTGTGAGGAGCAGCTTAGGACCACATTGCACTGTGATGACAAGGAAAAGGTGAATACCTACTTCTAcattcagatatatatatatatatatatatatatatatatatatatatatatataatcccaCAATGACTCTTTGATTCCGCTGCTGCTGACATGTGAACCTTTTTGCCCACTCAGCTTCGTAGCAAGTTGGCCCTGTTGCAGAGGGAGTACCTCAGGACAGCTGAGAGACTCCAGGTGAGCAAGTGCCTCTGTGCGTGTTGTTTCTGTGCGCCCCGTGTAGAGATGCTgtgtctctcacacactttgATCTGCTCACAGCGCGCCGAGCGGTTGGACGCAGTGAGGAGTCGGATCAGTCGGCGGGACCGGAGAGACCCAGAGGTGACATCCAACCCCTGTCTCGGGCCATCGCCACGGATACCGAACACCACCAGTGGGACCGCCCCGAGCGTCCCTCGGTGCCACGGACACAGCTGTAGGTTAAGTCTGTCCGCCGCAAAGAACAAAGAGTCAATGTGTTAGATAGAATATATGTGGTAAAATATCAAAAAGGGATACGGGTTATCGATTTATTTCCCAAaggtgtagctgtgtgtatatgcagagtcccctacatatatatataataaacgaTACACACTCATTCAACCCTTTGTACAATACAGATATAAGTAATTTAGTTAAACTATGAAGTCATCCATTGGTGAGTACAGTTCTGTTCGCTGCATGTCGGTCATTCATTGTGCCTCCTAATTAGAGCTCATCCTTATGCCCACTGCAGTgatgaagttattatttttgTCAGTGTGTTTGTGGAGATATATGGGGAGATATTGGCAGATAAAGTAGAATAATCTGTCACAGTGTCTAAGGTGATCAGGAAAGAAACACTATAGTTATGTGATGTAAACATGTACATATATTCCTCGTTATTATGCAGTTTTAACATGTGAATTGCTTCCATGCCTCACCCCAAACTAATCCTAAAATATTGTAGTTATTACACTGTCATTACTCTGAGAAGCAGGTCGTGTTTTGCCTGTTATAACAATGCAAGTCAGAATTCACACATGTTCTTGTGTTTCACCAGCTCCAGTAGATTCGGACGCCTCCAGGAGGAGCCCCTCTAATGCTGCCGGCCCACACACCCCGGATCCTCGCCATGACCCGGCCGACGGTCACAGACCCAGTCCTGCCCTGCGCCTCAGGTCTCGACGCAGTCGCCTGCGCTGGGAAAGCAGGAGCGGCGAGGCCGGCAGGAGCGCGGACGACAACAGCGAGGAAAGACGGGAGGAGAGTGAAAGGATGGAGACTGCAGTAGGAGGTGAAGACGGAGTCAAAACGGAGAGATCGGAGGTTGCGAATGAGAGCGAGGAGCTGTTTTCTTGTGACGACGCTGAGTCTCCGTCTCTGCTGCCCGCACACGGGAACACTTGTGGACAAACCGAAACGGGGGATGACGAGGGAAACGAGAAGAGGGACGACGAGAACTCAGCGGAGAGAAcgctgctacacacactgaagaaagggaagaagatgGCGCCAaaagagggacggagggaggagaggaaggtgggaaTAGCAGAGAGCAAAGGGATGGACGGCCGTATGAAGCTGGGAGTCACATTGACACAGGGAAAAATGCAGGAGAGCAAATGGAAAGGGAAAAAAGTCCAGGTGATAGAGCTGAAATAAAAGAAGAGAACGTGGagccggtgggaggaggagcgcGTGATGTGAGGGCCGTCGGCCTCCTGGACTCCTGCAGCGCAGCAGAAGGACTCCTGTACCCACCGGAGTACTACGTCCGCACCACGAGGCGGATGACGCTGTCGCAGAGCCGGCCTGAAGCGCAGGCGACGCTCTCCCAGCTGAGCGCGGGCCGTCGCCGCAGGACCCGGGGAGGAGGGTCCAACGGGCGCGCAGGATCGTCCTCGCCGGCGTCGCGGTCCGGTGACGCGTCCGCCGAGACAAACAGCCGGAGCTCCGGCGAGCTCTCGGGTCAAATCTCTGCTGGTCAAATCGACACGGGAGGTCGTTTCCCggcgagaggaaggaggaagagaagaggtcgGGGCCGAGGGAGACCTCAGACCCCACGGGGCCCTCGCAGCCTGGACACGCCTCGAGAAGTCGGCCTCGGGCAAACTTCAGGGGATCCCACCGGCTCCccggtctcctcctccccgtctccccGCGGAGCCGATGGACCGACGCCGGGGTCCACAGCCACGc
The nucleotide sequence above comes from Pseudoliparis swirei isolate HS2019 ecotype Mariana Trench chromosome 24, NWPU_hadal_v1, whole genome shotgun sequence. Encoded proteins:
- the LOC130190231 gene encoding retinol dehydrogenase 8-like, whose amino-acid sequence is MATPGQKVVLITGCSSGIGLRMAVMLANDEQKRYHVVATMRDLKRKDKLLEAAGDAYGRTLSLAALDVCNDESVQQCINGIKGRHVDVLVNNAGIGLVGPIESIPIEEMKKVFETNFFGVIRMIKEVMPDMKRRRGGHILVVSSVMGLQGVVFNDVYAASKFATEGFCECLAVQLLKFNVTLSMIEPGPVHTEFEAKMIQDVKLKEYPGTDPDTVHYFKNVYLPSSVDIFETLGQTPDDIARCTKKVIESSRPRFRNLTNPLYTPIVALKYADETGGLSVHAFYHMLFDLGPLMHVSMTAMKYLTCGCLRSRTVSPN